A segment of the Clostridiaceae bacterium genome:
CAGATTTTTAAATTATTAGTGCTTATTTGTAAATAATTAAGTTAAATCTGTTAATACTATTATCAGTACTTTAATTCTAAGGTAAAGCAGACAATTTGGAGGGATAATATGAGGAAAAAAATAATTTGCTTAATAGTACTGACATTAGTATTAACGTCAGTAATTGGTGCCTTTATTTCTCAAAAGGGAAATGTTCAGGCAGCAACCAGTTTTGATGTATATGGATATGTGGAAGGTGTTGTAACTTCTTCGGGTCTGAATGTCAGATCAGGACCTTCAGTTAATTACAAAGTTGTACATGTCCTTTATAAAGGGCAAAAAGTTAAAGTGCTTGGGAAACTTGGCAACTGGTATGTAATACATGACCCTTCAACAGATTATGTAGGAGCAGTCAGTGCTAATTACATGACCATTAATTGGCCTAAGACCACCCCAAAACCCACACCAGCTCCAACACCCACACCAACGCCAGCGCCCGATATACCTCCGGCAGAACAGCCAGGTACAACTCCTTCGGATATATCAGCCGAGGAACAGCAGCTTCTTGATCTTGTAAATAAAGCAAGAGCAGAAGCGGGAGTAGGCGCATTGAAATTTGACATGGAATTGATGAAAGTAGCAAGACTCAAGGCGAAGGATATGGTAGATAATAACTACTTCTCTCACCAGTCACCTACTTATGGTTCTCCTTTTGACATGATGAAGCAGTTTAATATCAGCTTCAGAACAGCAGGAGAAAACATAGCAGGAAACAGAACGGTTGAAGGTGCTTTCAAGGCATGGATGAATTCTGAAGGACACAGAAGAAACATACTTAACGGAAGCTTCAATTATGTAGGATTTGGTATTGTACCAAGTAACACTTACGGAAAGATACTTGTTCAAATGTTTATAGGAAGATAAGAGTAGGGGGACACTCCCGGAATAAGGGGACACTCCTGCACTTTTTACACTTTAATTTTGTGTTATTAGTGAAGGAGTGTCCCCTTTCCGATTGTGGAACTTTTTTTATTCTTCAACGTCCAAAACAATAAAGGGACACTCCTTCACTTTTAGCATTAAGTGAAGGAATGTCCCTTTATGCTTATGCGTACATAAGTTAACAATTGTAGGTAATTTTTTATATTGGATAATTGTTTACATAATGGTATAATATACACGTGCTGAATCCTTTAAAATACATACATAGAAATAAAGGAACGGGGGATATTTTTTGGGGTTAATTTCGTTGTGCTTTTTTATGCCATAACGAAGGGGTGATCTCTTCTACCTAACCCGTCAACTAACCTCGTAAGCATAAAGAAGAGAGGGGTAGTATGAGGAAGGGAAAGAAGGCTTTCACGACAGTGATAGCTGTTGGAATGTCCGCCATTATTTTCTTGAATACTAATACGGTGTCGGCATCGGTAGTATTGAAGAAAGGCATGGAAGGAAGCGCGGTCACTTCACTGCAAAGTAATCTTAAAAAGCTTGGTTTCTTTAATTCTAATCCCACAGGTTATTACGGGGATATTACAGAAACAGCAGTTAGAAACCTGCAGAGAGAATACGGGTATTGGATTGATGGCATAGCAGGGCCTGAAACCTTGAATTTAGTGGACAAGCTCATAAGAGATTTGGATAATACTTCTTCAAGAGCATCAGCAGAAATGGCAAATCCATATACAACAACTCTAAAAAAAGGTATGCGCGGAGATTTGGTCACTACATTGCAGAATGATTTAAAAAGTCTTGGTTTCTTCAACAACGAAGTTACAGGCTATTTTGGGGATGTTACAGAAACAGCGGTAAAAAACCTGCAGAAGGAGTACGGGTATTGGATAGACGGTGTGGTTGGTTCATCCACTGCAGGACTTATAAACAGATTGTTGGGAAGAGAGACAGCCAGTAACCAGGATGTTGCATCAAGAAGCGGAGATGTAAGAAGTGAATCAAGGCAGGAAAGTTATGATTTATCCTGGAGCAAGGTAAATTCCCAGATATTCACTATAGGAAAGGTTGCAACAGTATATGATATCTGGAGCGGTAAGAGCTTTAATGTAAAAAGAACGTATGGATATAACCATGCAGACTGCGAA
Coding sequences within it:
- a CDS encoding SH3 domain-containing protein, which encodes MRKKIICLIVLTLVLTSVIGAFISQKGNVQAATSFDVYGYVEGVVTSSGLNVRSGPSVNYKVVHVLYKGQKVKVLGKLGNWYVIHDPSTDYVGAVSANYMTINWPKTTPKPTPAPTPTPTPAPDIPPAEQPGTTPSDISAEEQQLLDLVNKARAEAGVGALKFDMELMKVARLKAKDMVDNNYFSHQSPTYGSPFDMMKQFNISFRTAGENIAGNRTVEGAFKAWMNSEGHRRNILNGSFNYVGFGIVPSNTYGKILVQMFIGR
- a CDS encoding peptidoglycan-binding protein, yielding MRKGKKAFTTVIAVGMSAIIFLNTNTVSASVVLKKGMEGSAVTSLQSNLKKLGFFNSNPTGYYGDITETAVRNLQREYGYWIDGIAGPETLNLVDKLIRDLDNTSSRASAEMANPYTTTLKKGMRGDLVTTLQNDLKSLGFFNNEVTGYFGDVTETAVKNLQKEYGYWIDGVVGSSTAGLINRLLGRETASNQDVASRSGDVRSESRQESYDLSWSKVNSQIFTIGKVATVYDIWSGKSFNVKRTYGYNHADCETLTAEDTRIMKEIYGGQWSWDRRPIILDVDGTKIAASMAGMPHAGNESAAANTYVKWRSGGYGAGTNLDTVKGNEMDGHFDIHFKGSKTHGTNSVNSAHQKAIQQANEWAKNNY